In the Halictus rubicundus isolate RS-2024b chromosome 12, iyHalRubi1_principal, whole genome shotgun sequence genome, TTAGGATAAAATTACTGattaatatgtatatgtacacaaccatgtatttcttttaattttataaatcgTTAATTTATGTGATCTTGATATTACAGAATGGCATTGAAACCAATGCCACCGTATCTACACGGTCTCCggtaaaaaatttaatagatgtGAATTCGCATATATGCATGGACAAATTAATCAATGCAATTGGCTGGGAGTATCTTCGCACAAAACCACTAGTTTTAGAAGATGGTGGACAAGATTTTATTCAACAGCAGAAAGGCTTTCAGTTCATCAATCCAACAGAGGATTGGTTTCCAGGTGTGTTAACATTATGTTTTTATTGTCATGGCACATAGCTCTTAAATGCAAATAAATACGTATATCGCTTGCTCTAATGTCCTTGTTTAATGGCTCCACAGTTCTCTATCTCTCTGACttatttttgtgataaatgcataaaattcacagtctagttattagagTAGATTATTGTTGGAACTCCAAGGAAGTTgtctaaaaataattcttgttaTCAGGACTCAACGAGTTAGTGAGCGAATTTCGTTCCTGGGACTGGAACTACGGAAAAACGCCGGAATTCTCGGTAACCCGAGAACTGGACCTTGTTACTCAAGATAGCAAAGTCCATCGGTTCGAACTGACGCTGGAAATACGAAGCGGAATCAtcgaggaaataaaaatgaggCTCCCGGCCGGCATGGTGTCGAACAACTTCAACCAAGACGCCAGCGTGATAAGTAATCTACGGGGAACGAGATACGACCACGAAATAACGGAGAATATAATAACTGCCATCGGTTGCAAGACTGTTACGTTAAGTACGAGCCAGAACGTAGATAAAAGTAATATGATTGCTACGCAATGACCCAACGAACAATCATAATGATTGTGCTTTAAATTGTTGTGTACACTAAACATAGTCACCGTATAACAAGCTGTGAGATTTGTACAGAATTGTATCATAATACGACTTTATTAAAAGACTTAATAACTCTCATTGTTATGTATGCATGTAATATATTGTAATATAAAGTGTATCCTATATTGTGCACTGAGATTTTATACTATTGTTATGTGATCCGTATAAACTGTTTCTGTTAATAAATAtcgttattaattaatttactgaaacttaattgttttttctttttttaaacaaattttgtgcaTTTTGATGGACTAATTCatatacaacatatatataACAATGATCCTGTGTGCTTTTATGTGGATGCTTCTTCGTTTGTGTACAGACCACTAACATAATGGGGTTTTTTTATTGAACTATATACAATTACAAACTAgcctcatttttaaaaatttgattatcAAAATAAACTTTTGAACACTTACTGCATAATAAAGGTATGATTAGTAGAGATATAATTTATGAGATCAATGTATGTGTGAAGATTTTTACGTTTACAAATAACTGAGAACTTTGTATttctattaattaaattattttaatgaaaatcccGTTATGTGGATGATCCGCAGCATGTCCTAAAGATAATTCGGAGTCGATGTTCTCGACAGATACCTGTTAGGTCGTAGCATAACGTCCCGATAGGATGGTGGAGGAGTACCAGGACGCGACTCAGTGAAACTATTGCTATCTATACTATTCGAATTAAAAAGTAAGTGTATCCGAGGATTAATTAGAAAGTCTTCCTGTTCCCAACGTCTGGAACGCGAACACATTCTCGAGAACCATACGTAGGAAATAATCAAACCACATGCCATGCCAAATATAAAACCAAGAACAAGGAACCACACCCAATCGAAAATAGTCATCTTCCTTTCCAAGTGTTCGCATATTGGCTGAGTTTTATTGTTGGGCGCGCTGGTGAGATTATGCTTGCTCATCGCTGTACCCGTAACGACTGCTGTTGCCGATTGATGGTAACTCACTTCCTTTTTTACAGGAGCCACCACCatcttttcgaattttttcggaTGCTTTTTACCGCAGATTTCTTGAAACTCTACCCCTCTTTGCACAAGGTGCGTGTTCAGATCGTTCATCTCTTTGTTGCACGACCACAGATTCCTGTAAAGATTTAGAGTCCAATTACAATTGTGTATCAACGATTTCTCACGTATCTACACGCGGTAAAacattaaattaataaatatttcaatgaattatcgtaataaattatatttttaaatgcaCATCATTGCAGATATCTTTTTTGCCATACCCCTCCAACGATATCTTCTGCAAAGAAGTCAACGTCTGCACAACTGAACGACTCATCTGAATCATCAAATTGTTTGCAAGATTTAGACGCCGGAGTCGCGGGAGTCCATTGAACGTGTCCGATGGTAAATGACTAATCTGACAGAAATCCAAGCTCAGCTCCTAAATACAAAATTGACAGTACAATTTCTCGTGAATAGTATTAAAAGTTTTCATTTATGTAATTACCGTCATTGAGAGCGATCGTAATTTCGGGACACGGGACTGGAATTTGTTTTTGGACAGGTACACAATTTGCAGATTTTTGTTTTGTACGAAAGCATCGTCCGGAATGGAATGAAGATAATTTTTCGTCAGGTCCAGGACGGTTAAGTTGACGAGTCCGTGAAAAGCATACATATCGATTTCACTGACCGCATTTGTCGAAAGATTTAGGTATTTCAAATTTGCCAGTCCTACGTTCTAAAAGAGAGTATAAACCCGttataaaatacagaataattttaaagagatttttcacgaaattatacTAACCACCAGCTCGAAAGCGTTTAAGGAGGACACGACATTATCCGACAAGTCCAAGGCCTGCACGTTGTTCGTGATACCTGTGTCCACGCTATAAAGATGGCGACCTGTGCAAGAAGTACGCTGCAGCTTGAGCCAAACGTCACACACGCACAGTGGGGAACAAGTTTCGATGAATTGGGCCGAAACAGTGATTCCAATGGCGTTTAAAACGAGAAAGACAAGCATGCCGATTGTGCAGCTACCAGTCAGGACCCGAAATAACgtcgtaaaaatatatcgtaCCGATTAAAACCAGCGAAAATCACTTTTGATAGATCTCGTCGCGTTGTAGGATGATCGTGACTGTTCTGCTAACGTAATCTTATCTACTTTATACTTATGCGTGTACTTCGCTGTGGATGTAGCGATTGCGATACGTCATCGGTAT is a window encoding:
- the LOC143359476 gene encoding fibromodulin, yielding MTNAPKTILSSPVFVSDYQARYTLVNILLEKGRHLYSVDTGITNNVQALDLSDNVVSSLNAFELVNVGLANLKYLNLSTNAVSEIDMYAFHGLVNLTVLDLTKNYLHSIPDDAFELSLDFCQISHLPSDTFNGLPRLRRLNLANNLMIQMSRSVVQTLTSLQKISLEGYGKKDICNDVHLKI